In a genomic window of Urocitellus parryii isolate mUroPar1 chromosome 11, mUroPar1.hap1, whole genome shotgun sequence:
- the Rpl11 gene encoding large ribosomal subunit protein uL5 isoform X2: protein MADQGEKENPMRELRIRKLCLNICVGESGDRLTRAAKVLEQLTGQTPVFSKARYTVRSFGIRRNEKIAVHCTVRGAKAEEILEKGLKVREYELRKNNFSDTGNFGFGIQEHIDLGIKYDPSIGIYGLDFYVVLGRPGFSIADKKRRTGCIGAKHRISKEEAMRWFQQKYDGIILPGK from the exons ATGGCG GATCAAGGCGAAAAGGAGAACCCCATGCGGGAACTTCGCATCCGCAAGCTCTGCCTCAACATCTGTGTTGGGGAGAGTGGAGACAGACTGACCCGGGCTGCCAAGGTGTTGGAACAGCTTACAGGCCAGACTCCAGTGTTTTCTAAAG CTAGATACACTGTCAGATCTTTTGGCAtcaggagaaatgaaaagattGCTGTTCACTGTACAGTTCGTGGGGCCAAGGCAGAAGAAATCCTGGAGAAAGGTCTAAAG GTGCGGGAGTATGAATTACGGAAAAATAACTTCTCAGATACTGGCAATTTTGGTTTTGGGATCCAGGAACACATCGATCTAGGCATCAAATATGATCCAAGCATTGGTATCTACGGTCTGGACTTCTATGTG GTGCTGGGTAGGCCAGGTTTCAGCATCGCAGACAAGAAGCGCAGGACAGGCTGCATTGGGGCCAAACACAGAATCAGCAAAGAGGAGGCCATGCGCTGGTTCCAGCAGAAG TATGATGGGATCATCCTTCCTGGCAAATAA
- the Rpl11 gene encoding large ribosomal subunit protein uL5 isoform X1 yields the protein MAQDQGEKENPMRELRIRKLCLNICVGESGDRLTRAAKVLEQLTGQTPVFSKARYTVRSFGIRRNEKIAVHCTVRGAKAEEILEKGLKVREYELRKNNFSDTGNFGFGIQEHIDLGIKYDPSIGIYGLDFYVVLGRPGFSIADKKRRTGCIGAKHRISKEEAMRWFQQKYDGIILPGK from the exons ATGGCG CAGGATCAAGGCGAAAAGGAGAACCCCATGCGGGAACTTCGCATCCGCAAGCTCTGCCTCAACATCTGTGTTGGGGAGAGTGGAGACAGACTGACCCGGGCTGCCAAGGTGTTGGAACAGCTTACAGGCCAGACTCCAGTGTTTTCTAAAG CTAGATACACTGTCAGATCTTTTGGCAtcaggagaaatgaaaagattGCTGTTCACTGTACAGTTCGTGGGGCCAAGGCAGAAGAAATCCTGGAGAAAGGTCTAAAG GTGCGGGAGTATGAATTACGGAAAAATAACTTCTCAGATACTGGCAATTTTGGTTTTGGGATCCAGGAACACATCGATCTAGGCATCAAATATGATCCAAGCATTGGTATCTACGGTCTGGACTTCTATGTG GTGCTGGGTAGGCCAGGTTTCAGCATCGCAGACAAGAAGCGCAGGACAGGCTGCATTGGGGCCAAACACAGAATCAGCAAAGAGGAGGCCATGCGCTGGTTCCAGCAGAAG TATGATGGGATCATCCTTCCTGGCAAATAA